Part of the Micromonospora rhizosphaerae genome is shown below.
TCGGCAGCAGCAGTTCGTCGATGAGCTTGACGGCCCGCCGGAACGCGCGGTCACCGGGCATCGGCACGGCCAGCGGGGCCCACGGCACGAGGATGCGTGGCATCACCGACCACGCGACGGCGTCCTGCGCCTCCATGATCCGCAGCGCGTCCGGCACCGAGATCTTGTCGGCAAAGAAGACCCGCATGATCGCCGAGCAGACGATCCGGGCCTGTTCGGCCCCCATGTCGACCGGCCGGCCGGCACGGGCCGGACCGTCCAGTTCGTCGACCGCGTCCTCGATGGCCTCGGCGAGCCGGTCCACCAGCCCGTCGATTCGGCGCGCGGTGAACAGTGGCTGCAGGACCTGCCGGCTGTTCGACCAGGGCTCGCCATCGCTGAGGATGCCCTGACCGAAGAGCCGCTGCAGCGGCCGCCACTGCAGGCCGTCGCCGGCGCGCACGTAGTTGCCGGACTTCTCGCGCAGCACCTGCTGGAGGTGCTCCGGACGGGTGACAAGGTAGGGACGGAACGAACCGAAGTTGAGCCGCACCACCTCGCCCCGCGACCGCTCACCGAACTCCACCAGCGCCCGGGCCGGATCACGGACCAGGTTGGGCAGGACGTGGCGCAGCGGGATGGACTCCGCCCGCCGGGGGCGGCCCTCTGTGGCTGTTGGTCCCACCTGCGGAGCACCTCTTTCACGGGAAGTCGCCGGATGACCGTGCTGTGTCACAGTCCCGGGAAGCATGCCACCGCCCGGAGAGCTTTCTCTAGACGCGGACAAGAGAAAGTTTCGCAGGGGAATGTCTCACAGTCCACAAAGGAAGTCGGATGGGACCGCTCAGGCCCGCAAGTCCCGCCGGTACCCGCCACTCGCCGGCAACCACTCGGTAACCCAGTCCACGATTGACGGCGAGCATCGCCTCGTTTCCGGCGTCGTTCGTGGTGAACGCCTGCCGGTAGCCGGCCTCGCGGGCCCGGCGCAGGGCGGCGACCTTGACCAGTCGGGCCAGGCCGGCGCCGCGGTGGGCCCGCCGGGTGCCGGTCATCCCCGACTGGTAGCGGTCCCGGCCGTCGGTCAGGGCCAGGCTGAAGGCCACGACCGCACCGTCCACCAGCCCGGCGAGCCGCGCCCCGGCCGCGCCGGCCCGGGTGCACCGTCACGTTGGCGAAGCCGAGGCCGGGCTCGGCGCTCTCGTGCAGCAGCCCGGTCCGGGCCACGCCGAGCAGCTCACCCGCGGACTGCGACAACTCGAGCGCGGCGCGTCTGACGCCGCGCCGCGACCTGGCGCCGTCGTCGGCGACGAGCAGCGCGTACCGCTCGGCGGCCGGGGCGGTGGCCGCCTGCCAGCGGATGAACTCGGCCGTGGTGACCGGGTGCGGCGCGGCGATTCGGAGCAGCTCGGCCACGGCCGGGGCGTCGGACGGTCAGAAGGTGCGTACAGCGACGATCACGGCGAGGCAACGTACCCGAGCGACCAGGCGGCCGCGACTCCCTTCGCAGCGGCGGGGCGCCGCGCCGGCGCGGGGAACACGGGCGCGTCCGGGCCCCCTGTGCGAGGCTCAGGGGCATGGACGACAAGACCATCCTGAACCGGATCTCCGAACTGGTCGACGAGGAGCACCGGCTGCGCACGGCCGCGCAGGAGCACGAGGCCGGCACCGATGACGCGGCCCGGGAGCGGCTGCGGGAGCTGGAGGAATCCCTCGACCAGTGCTGGGACCTGCTGCGCCGGCGGCGGGCCGCCCGGTCGGCGCACGGCGACCCGGACGCCCAGGGCGAGCGGCCGCTGTCGGAGGTCGAGCGCTACCTCCAGTGACGGCTGCGCCGGGCGCGGGCTGCGTCCTGGCGACGAGGGAGCGACCGGCGTCCCGGGCGGCGCGCTGCCGCCCGGGACGCGTCCGGTCAGCGGATGCCCGCCTCCCGCAGCAGCAGCCCGGTCAGCTCGCCCGGGTCGACGTCCCCGGCCGGCAGGCCGCGCGCGGCGAACCAGCTGCCGACCACCCGGACGTCCCGGGCCAGGAACTCCGGCCCCTGCGGGTTGGCCACCACGTCGACCACCTGCGGCAGGTCGATCATGACCAGCCGCCCCCGGTGCACCAGCAGGTTGTACGGCGACAGGTCGCCGTGCGCATACCCGGCCCGGGCCAGCACGACCAGGGCGTCGACCAGCTGCTCCCAGAGATCGCGCAGCTCGGCCGGGTCGGGACGGAGCTGGGCCAGCCGCGGCGCGGCCTGTCCCTCCTCGGCGTCCCCGACGAACTCCAGCATCAGCTCGGTGCCGA
Proteins encoded:
- a CDS encoding GNAT family N-acetyltransferase; this encodes MAFSLALTDGRDRYQSGMTGTRRAHRGAGLARLVKVAALRRAREAGYRQAFTTNDAGNEAMLAVNRGLGYRVVAGEWRVPAGLAGLSGPIRLPLWTVRHSPAKLSLVRV
- a CDS encoding DUF2630 family protein, yielding MDDKTILNRISELVDEEHRLRTAAQEHEAGTDDAARERLRELEESLDQCWDLLRRRRAARSAHGDPDAQGERPLSEVERYLQ